CCGGCGAGACAGCTTCCGCATCCGTACTGCCTTCGCCAAGGCGCTGCAGGGAACGCCCCAGACGATCGAGTGCTCGATTCGGCATAAGGCCGGTCATGAGCTTGTGCTGAGTACGACGATTGTACCGATGAAGGCGGACGGCATGATTATCGACATCTATACGATTTCGAAGGATATTACGGACCAGAAGCGTGCCGAGAAGAAGCTGCTGCAGGCGAAGCTGGAGGCTGAGCAGGCAGCTCGGGTGAAGAGTGAATTTCTTGCTATTATGACACATGAGATTCGAACGCCGCTCAACGGTGTGATCGGGATGAGTGAGCTGCTGCTGGAGACGCCGCTGTCGGAGGAGCAGGAGGAATACGCTAAGATTATCGTCAAGAGCAGCAAGGGGCTATTGACCGTCATACACGAGGTGCTCGACTTCTCCAAGATGGAATCCGGCAAGCTTGTTCTGAACCGAGAGGTGTTCAGTCTGCATGCCGCACTGGAGGAGACGCTGCAGCTTCTATGTCCGCAATGTCAGCGACGGAGGCTAGACGTACGCTTGGCTATTGACGAGCGGGTGCCTGAGCTGCTGCTCGGCGATGAAGGCCGCTTGAGGCAGGTGCTCCTGAACGTCATCGGCAATGCGGTAAAGTTTACGGAGGAGGGCATGATCGACATCAAGGTTCGGCATCATGTCCGCGAGGGAGATCGGCTGCAGCTCGAGTTCGTCGTTCAAGATACGGGCGTAGGTATTCCGGAGTCCTACGTTCCACATCTGTTTCAGCCGTTCTACCAGCTGGAATCGTCTGCACGCAAGTATGGAGGCACGGGCCTCGGTCTTGCGATCTGCAAGCGGCTTGTGGAGCTGATGGGCGGCACGATCAGCGTGGAATCGAAGCAAGGTGCGGGCACTCGTCTGACGTTTACCATAATGGCTGACGTTTATGAGGATCAGCGTGTCGCGGCACAATAATAGGGAACAAGCAAGTCACACGAGTAAGGAGCGGAGCTGCTGCAGTGGATACGATCACACACACACTATTCGGACTTACGCTATACGGAGCTGTGAATAAGGAAGGGATGACGCGGAGGGAGAAGCAGGCGCTGCTGTTCACGAGTCTTGCTGGGTCGCAGATCCCAGATATCGACGTCATCTCCTCTTGGTGGGACACGGCCGGCCGTTACCAGATGTGGCATCGCGGGTTGACGCATTCCGTGCTGCTCGTGCCCGTATGGGCGGGGGTACTGGCACTGCTTGCCCGGGCGATATGGAGAACACGAGGCTGGCTCTTGTTCCTCGTTGGGCTTGTCGCGGTGTTCATTCATAATACGAGCGACCTGTTCAACGCTTGGGGGACCGGCTACTTCGAGCCGGTATCGACGATGCGCATTACGTTCGGTACGATCCCGATCGTCGACCTGACGTTCTGGGCGATCATGCTGGCAGGCTGGCTGTTCGCTCTCATACGGGCGCGCAGAGGCAGTCCCAAGCCGACCTATCCGGTATACCGATTCGTCTGGGGGCTGCTGGTGCTGCACGTGGCCATCCAGTCCGCTCAAGGCTATATGCTGTATGAGCAAGCAGCTCCGCGCTATGAGCAGGTGGCACTGGCGGCCGATTTCGTTCCGGGTGTATTCACGGTGATCGGCAAATCCGGCACGACAGTCGAGCTGTCGAAGGGGACGCTGTGGAGCGGCTTGAAGCTTGAGCAGCAGCTGATCTCGGCAGAGGAGGCGGACCTGGAGCAGCTGTTCACCGCTAATCCGAAGGCACGCACACTGTACGAATGGTCGCCGTTTGTCGTCGTAGTCGATGACGGGAAGCAGCTAGGGATATACGACCCGAGGTTTTACCGCAACGGTCAGTCATTCTTGTTCGAGTTCATGGAGAAGAAGGGCTTGTAGAGTTAAGTTTGATAGAAAATGACCCGAGGCAACTCGCTTCTTTGCTGGAAGCGACCTGTCTCGGGTTTTTCATTTCTCATGTGGAGGCCGATTAAGGTGTATAGAACTTCTGCGTGTAATAAATGTGCATGTCGCCGCCGAAGGCGACGCCGACACCGAGTCGCTCGATCGAGCTGAGCAGATTCTTGCGGTGACCTGCCGAGTTCATCCAGCCGTGATGGGCATAGATCGCGCTCGTCTGACCGGCGGCGATGTTCTCCGCGGCAGCCCGGAACTGGATGCCGTCACGCTCCATTCGCTCGAACGGATCGAGTCCGCTCGGATTCGTATGATCGAAGAAGTCGCGGGCGGCCATGTCCTGGCTATGCTTGCGCGCGGTGACAGAAGCCTCGTCCGACCAGACGAACGGACTGTAGCCGAGCTTCGCACGAGCCGCATTCGCGAGGTCCAGCGTCTGCCGCTCGTAGGCCGTAATGAGCGCGGCGCTGGACTTCGGATAGAAGGCGGCGAGCGCCGTCTCGGTCTGGGCGCCGATCACCTGTACGCCAGTCACCACGTCGCTGCGGTGCACATCATAGAAGAACGTCACGTAGCTGCCGTCGATGCTGTAGGTGCCGTATTCGCCGTCCCCGTAGTTCATGAGGAAGCGGGTGTTGCCTTTCAGAATATGAGCAAGAGGATTGCTGTACAGCTTGAGTACCGTACTCTTCGCCGCGCCGTCCTGAATACCCCGGTCGGTATGCCAGTTGTCCGATTGCGAATAGAGCGCGACCACCTTACCTTCGCTGATGCCGATCTGTGCGTAGTTCGCGTAATCGTGGTTATACACGTACCAGAGGAAGCCGTACTCGGACACGTCCTTGCGGCCCGGCTGACCGAGTAGGGCAAGCACGTGCTCCTCGGCATCTCCGATTGCGATGCCTCGTACAGAGACAGCCGCCTTCGTGCGGGACTGGGCTGTGCCATCACCGACCGCAGGCTTCTCATTCGCCTTGGTCGAGGACGGAGCGGGCGCCGCAGTGAGCTGACTCACCTTCGATCTCATATTCATGAGGAACTGCACAGCTTCAGCTCGTGACAGCGGGTCGGCAGACCGATAGCCGTCGACGGTGGCCGCCGTCTTGCCGTTCGACAGTCCAGTATCGAGCAAATATTGCACCGAGCCCGTCAGATCAAGCGTGCCACGCTGTGTCGAGGCGATGAGCCGTGCGACGTGACCTCGGTTATATGAGGTGCGAGTGGTGCTGTTCAGCATCGTCCAGTTGCGCTTCGCGGCCAGCTCATAGTACGGCTCGTACCATTGTTGTCCGGAAGCAGCGACCCGCAGCTCGGAGGACGGATAGGCGCGAAGCAGCATCGCGATGAATTCCGGCTCCGATACGGTCGCATCCGGCTTGAAGGTGCCGTCCTCGTAGCCGTTGACGATCTTGCTCGTAACCGCCCAATCGATCGCCTTGGACGCCCAGTGGCGGGACGTATCCTTGAAGCTCGCCGCAGCTGTAGCCTGCGGAGGCGGTGAGGCTGAGGTCAGTAGGGCAGCAGTAAGTAGTGCAGACCAGCTATATTTCGTCCATCGCGTCCAATTCAAGCGAACGACCTCCTTTGTGATGCTACATATTTCGACAGCAATGCTCGGAATCAGTGGGTGAATCGGCTTACAGGCGGCATGCATACCGCTCTATGTATCATCATAATCGCTGGGCGCGTCAGGTTCAATTCTCAATGTGGAAAATGAACTTTTGGATTACGTATGCAGAGATCGCGAGAATAGCTGAACTGTTCAATTCAGGTCGTATTACTATCTTGAATATAAGATCACAGATCGGCTCCAACTTGGCGGAAGTACGGATGCTCTGCGGCTTTAAGTTGGCACGGAGATATGATGTTTTCGAATATGAACTATAGAAGATTTTTTCATGACTCTATCATTTCAGATTGTGTTCAGTGTGTTCAGTCTTATCTTGCTTTTTTACTAAATATTTACAAATGTAAAAGAGGTTTAGTTAAGTATTTGTTAATTCGCTCCAGTTACTCAATTATCTAATAGCTGGCGGTGGCGTAGGCGCTATTCAGGCATATATTATTAGTGTAGGAAAAAAAGAAGCTGCCAGAATCTTTACTGCAACAGTAACAAGTAAGTTAATTGCATGGGCTGCTCCTAAATTGGCTATTTTTGTAGGGACAGCGGTGACATTCGCTATGGATTATCTTGATATCGGTGCGAAAATTGCTGAGTATCTTGATTCTAGAGACTCTAATCCTAATAACGGATGGATTAATTTCTAAAAAAACGGATTGGATTGATACCAGTTGAGAAATTTTTTAAAGTATACAACATTCGTAATTTGGTTGTTCTTAGTTATTTACTTTGGTAATATGCTGGGAGTTCCTAAAAACTTGTATTATTACATCATATCTTTTTCTATATCTATTGCTGGAATTCTATTCATTTATAATTGGTTTGACCGAAAAGATCGTAAACGATAGAATGCAAGAAAGAGCCTTCAATCCCACAATTGTTACTATGGTTGAAGGCTCTTTTTTGTTAAAGTACTCTGGTACTGACGTAACTCTTTCGCTTAAGCAAGTAAACAAAACAGCGGCGAACTAATATGCTATAACTACGAATTGGGAATTAAAGAAGTATCCCCTTATAATGAATGAGGGGGCTTCTTTTGTTTAACAAATAATTAAACTGGGGTGATTGAAATGCCAATGGAAGCGGAGGTGTCCATATATCTTATCCTTGGCTTTAGCGCTGTAATAATTACTGTTCTAGCTTTCGTCGTTGGCTGGTGGATAAGATATAAGAATCAGGCTTATGGCTGGTTAACTCTCCACCTTCTTTTATTTATCGCTAGTGTAAGTCGGTGGCTAAAAGCGATCCAAGTGAGGCCTGATGAACCGATGGCTTCAGAGTTAAACTCAATAGTAATTGCTCAAGCCGGTGGATTATGGGCGCTGAGTATGCTGTTTTTTATGTTTGGACTGTATAAACTAAAAAACACAACAAAAAATTGAAATTACAAGTTGTTACACCAGTGTATAGATATAACCGTGGTGGACTCAGTGTGGTGGGCTCCCGTTTTCAGATGCTGATCTGTACTTTGACGATGCTGCCATGCGAGCATTATGTAGCGGGTGAACACAATGGTTGTATGGCTGACAAGTAAGTCATAAGAGCGTCCTTGTAACTCTTTTTGCAGGCGCAGCAAGAATTTGGTGCACGTGGAGAGAATGGCAAGCCATTCGTTCTTCTTGGAACGATGATGAACAAACACGACCATGACCGGAAGGTTCGGAACGAGGTGGGTTCGGATACAACGAAGGATGGTGTGATGATCTCCTTCTACCTGTGGTGCTACGGCATACAGCGCCTTAAGGTCTAGTCGCTCTCCATCCACAAGATACCGCTTGTTGTCGGTTTTCACCATAACTCTTTCGCTTAAGCAAGTAAACAAAAACAGCGGCAATCTAAGAACGTGCTCTCACGTCTTAGTTCGCCGCTGTCTTCATTTGTAATCCCCTACTTCCGGTCCGTATCGCATGCTTCGCGCGTCTCGCGGGATACCGTTTCGTCGGCGAGCTTGTCCCCGAATTGCTCCAGACGCGAAGGGCTCGATGCTGGGCCGTTGTTCTTTGGCTTGCTGTTTCGTCCTGACATGGCGTATCACCTCCGAATCGTAGCTTGTCTTGTTGCGGCCTGTTTTATGTTTCGGCTAAAAGAGGGGAAAGCTGGGCATAAGTAAGACAGACACGCTACACACATCAGGCTGGAAAGGATGAATGCACATGAGCAAGCACCTTCAAGCGTACTTTCATACGGAGAATGAGGCGGAGGACGTCCGCATCCTGCTCCAGACCTATGCCGTCGAGCAGATCGAAGTCGGACAGCTGCAGTCGACGAGCGGGGACGATGCGAACTTCATGCCGTATTCGCCATCGCTTGGCTCGGCTAACGTCGCGGTCGGCGTACCTGCATTAGGCGCAGGGAACAATACGAATGGAGCGCCGGGATTTATGCCCGTCTTTTTTAACCTGGATGACGAGGTAGGCGAGGACGGCGGAGGCTTCCGCGGCTTCAGCTACGTGCTCAGCGCACTTGTCGAGGACCGTGACTTCGAGAAGGTCGTAGACGTCGTTCATTCCAATGGCGGGCGAGTGCTGAAGCTGGAGGAGTAGGGTAGTAGCATCTCGTTATTGCAAAAAAAGAGCCTTGTCCTGTCATCCGCAGCCCCCCCAATTGGGAGTGCCGTTGACGATGGACAAGGCTCTTCAGCGTAAGCTTGAAGCGTCCAGGCGAACGTAGCGCTAGCGCTACGAGCTGCGCCGACGGGACAGATGAATGAACGTGACGGCCAGCGCCAGCACGAGCACCGATCCCTTGACGATGTCGAAGGCATAATACGGCATGTTGAGCATCGTGAGGCCGTTCAGCAGCACCCCGATCAGCACCGCGCCGAAGAACGTGCCGATCACATTCGGCTTGCCCGCGCCAAGCACGGAGTAGCCGACGAAGACCGCTGCGACGGCTTCCATCAAGAGCGGTGCGCCCGCATCGATCTGGCCGGAGCCGACGCGCGCGGCGAACAGAATACCGCCGACCGCTGCGAAGATGCCGGACAAGATGTACGCGAACGTACGGATGCGGTTCACCGAGATGCCCGACAGACGGGCCGCCTCACGGTTGCCGCCAGTCACGTACATTTGCCGTCCCCAGCGGGTGTAGGTCAAGAAGATGTGTACCGCAATGACTGCCACAATCATCAGAATGACCGGCACCGGCATGCCGAGCAGCTTGCCTTGACCGATCCACAGGAACGAAGGATCGAACTTGCCCGGAGCCTTCGTCCCGTCCGTCATCTGCATGTTGTTGTAGATCGAGAAGCCCTTCGTATACGTCTTGTGGACGCCGCCGATGATGTACATGATCGCGAGCGTGGCGAGCAGGTCAGGGATACGCACCTTCACGATCAGGAGCGCATTCAGTAGACCGATCACGATACCGATCAAGAGCGGTACGGTCAGCACGACGACGAGCGGCAGCTCATACCAGACCATTAGCGTAGCAACGACGACAGTCGTCAGAGAGACGGTGGCGCCGACTGATAAGTCGAAGCCGTCTACAATTTGCGAGAACGTCACGCCGATCGCGACGAACGTCACGATGGAGATGGAGCGCAGAATGTCCGCCATGTTGTCATAGGACAAGAAGTGTTCGTTGACGGCCGAGAACCCTGCGATGACGAGGGCGATGACCGCCAGCGCTCCGTATTTATAAGTGAAGTCTAGCCACTTTTCTTTCATTCCGATTTGGCCTCCCCGCTGCTAGCGTAGTACAATACGTTCTCCTGTGTCGCTTCCTCTCTCGTCAGCTCCTTCACGATGCGCCCGTAGCTCATGACGAGTATGCGGTCCGCGATGCCGAGAATTTCGGCGATTTCACATGAGAAATAGACGATCCCCTTGCCTTCCTGCGCCAGCTTGCCGATTAAGCGGAAAATGTCGCTCTTCGCTCCCACATCGACGCCCTTCGTAGGCTCGTCGAACAGGTAGACGTCAGCGCCCGTCGGCAGCCACTTCCCGACGGCGACCTTCTGCTGGTTGCCGCCGCTCAAATATTGGACTCGCCGCTCCTTGATCGGCGGCTGAATGCCCAGCTCGCCGATGCGGGCATCGGCGTTCGCTTCCTCGAGGCCGCGCCGGACGAAGCCGAGGCGGCCGAGTTGCTTCAAGATCGGCAGGGCGAGATTCGCCATGACCGGCAGCTCGACGAGGACGCCCTGCTTGCGGCGCTCCTCCGGGATCAGTGCGAGCCCGGCGCGCACCGCGTCCGCGGGCTCGGTCAGCCGCAGCGGGCGGCCGCGCAGCACGAGCTCGCCCGCATCCAGCTTGTCCGCGCCGAACAGGAGGCGGGACAGCTCGGTCTTGCCGGCGCCGACGAGACCGACGACGCCGACGATCTCGCCCTCGCGTACGGTCAGGCTGACGTCGCGCACCTTCGTGCCGAAGCGCAAGGCTCGCGCTTCGAGCAGCGTCTCCCCGATGGCCGTCTTCACCTTCGGGAACTCCTCCTCGAACGGCTTGCCGAGCATTTCTTCAATAACAGCACGGGTGCTCGTCTCCGAGGACGCCTTCGTGGAGATGCGCCTGCCGTCTCGCATGACGGTGACGCGGTCGCTGATGCGGAACACCTCGTCAAGGCGATGCGAGATGAAGATGCAGCCGACGCCTTCTTGCTTGAGGCGCTGCATCAGTCCGAACAGTCGATCCGCCTCCTCGCTGCTGAGCGGCGCTGTCGGCTCATCGAAGATGATGAACTTCGCTGATTGCGCCAGTGCCCGGCCGATCAATACGAGCTGCTTCTCGGCAATCGTCAGCTCGCCCGCCTGCTTGCGCACGTCCAGCTCCGGCATGCCGAGCTCTGCGAGCAAGCGCTTCGCCTCACGCTCGAGGCCGCCCCGGTCAATCCACAGCGCACCCGACGTCAGCCGGTCGAGCATCATGTTCTCGGCTACCGTCAGCTGAGGGACTAGCGCAGTGTCGACCTCCTGGTAGACGCAGGTGATCCCTTGATGGATCGCATCGAGCGGCCGGCGCACATGGAGCGGCTGTCCATCAATGCTCACAGTTCCTGAATCGGCGATATAGGCGCCGGACAATACTTTCATCAACGTGCTCTTGCCTGCGCCGTTCGCGCCGAGCAACGCATGAATTTCGCCGCCGCGCACCTCGAAGTCGACCTGCTGCAGCGCCTTAACACCCGGGAACGACTTCGTTATGCTTGACATGGCGAGTAGATGGGGGGACTTGGCCATCGCTTAGGCTCACGCTCCTTCGAATGGGAAAATCCCACCGTGCCTCAATTCGAAGGCCGATGGGATTATCGATATGCAACCTGTATGCTTACTTCTGCTCCGCTTTCTTCATCCACTCCGTATAGCCTTGCTCGCTGCCGCCCCAGCCCTTCACGTGCTGGCTAAGCTGCGCTGTGGAGATCTGCTCCTTCGGAAGCTGATCGCGGGATACGAATACTGGCTCCAGTACGACCTTGTCCGGCGTCTGGTCGCCGTGCAGCTTCTGGTACAGGTAGCGAACTTGAATACGTCCGATATCCTTCGGATCAACAGCAGCGGAAGCAACCCAAGGGCTGTTCGGATCTTGGATCATCTGCAGATCCTCATCGCTCATGTCGATGCCGTATACTTTAATCTCCGTACGTCCTGCTTGCTGAATCGCGCGGGCTGCACCCTTGGCGAACTCATCCCAGGATGCCCACACTGCTGCGATGTCGCCCTTGTTCGGGTATTTCTTCAGGATCGCTTCCATCTGTGCTTGTGTGTCAAGTGCTGTATTCTGAGTCGCTGCACCGAATGCCGCAACTTCCTTAATGTCTGGATATTTCGCCTGGAAAGCCTGGTAAGCGACTTGACGACGCTCCATCGGAGCGAAGCCAGCTACCCAGATCTTCACGATGTTACCCTTGCCGCCGATATCCTTGCTCAGCTGCTCGAGCGTCTGCTCAGCCATCTTCGCATCGCCTTGCTCCAGTACCGTTACGCCTGGAACCTTCAGGTCTGCGTCGAACGCTACGACCGGAATGTTCTTCTCCAGCGCACGCTTCACGCCGTTCTCGAGCGCTTCCGCTGTGCCGTGGTCGATCAGAATACCGTCTACCTTCTGGTTGATGGCAGCATCCAGATTGGAGGCCATCTTGGCAAGGTCGCCGTCAGCAGGGCTTACGGTAACAGTGCCGCCGAGCTTCGTAACCTGCTCCTTCACACCTTCAATATATTGCGCGGAGAACGTGCCCAGGTTGATTTGCATAATGAGAGCAATTTTTTTGCCGGCGAGCGGGTTCACGCTCGAAGCGGCGGAGCCGTTGTCCGCAGGCTTGGCAGCCTCCGGTGGCTTGCTTCCGCAAGCGGCCAATGAGATCGACAGGATGAATACGAGAACCAATAGGAACGGTTTGTTGAGCAGCTTCATAGTACGTCATTCTCTCCATTCTACTAATATGTATAATTCCAATGGAATTACTAGGTGATTAAACTTTATCATAAGCGGCAACCAAGGGTCAATATAGGAATAAGGCTATAATCAACTATAAATTCATGAAATTCGACATAAATATACACGATTCCTCCTTAATTTGCACAAATCTAGCGATACAACACCCTATAGTACCATAGAAGTTAGTCGCCGAACAGCACAAAAAAGAGCGCGCCGTACCAATGTCGGGCGTGCTCTTTTTACAAAAACCTACATACTATGTGTTCAAGCTAGCTAGCAAGTAAAAACGCGGCTGCAGCAACAGCGACCGCTGCCGAATAGGCAATCTCCAGCCATTGCTTCTTCGGACGCTGGGACAAGCTGAACATCATATAGACCGAACGGACAATAATAATGATAAGGGCAATCTGGAATAACGATTCAGGCATACGCATGACCTCCTTAGGAATCACATCGGGTACTACCTAACTTATGCGCTCGCAGGCGAGTCATGACGGAATCGTGCGTTAATATTCACAGCTCTGTAGGAAAATCAAGACAAAAACTGCAACATCTCCACGCCTCTGTTCGTTCAAAGGAATAAGCGTCGTCGTTACGCTGTATACCGAATTTAGAAAGGATGATCAATGATGAAGCAATGTAAATGGACGAAGCTGGCGGTAGTAACCAGCTTGATCATGAGTATAGCGGCCGCTCCGGCTGCAGCGTTCGAGGATCTGGAGGCTGGTCAGCGCGAGTCGGTGCTGTCACTGAAGGAGCGAGGCATCGTGAATGGTGTGGACAGCAAGCACTTTGCACCGCGCAGCAAGACGAGCTACGCCGAGGCGGTACATTTGCTCGTGAAGGCGTTCGACCTGAACATTGACCATATGAAGTTTATTAAGAAACCGGAGGCTTCCGACTACTTCACGCAAGTGCCGAACGATGCGTGGTATTCGGAGTCGTTCGTCATCGCGCATCTGAACGGCATACCGCTTCCCAAGGATATCAGTCCAGATGGAATCGTCACTCGTGAGCGATTTGCCGATATGATCATTCATGCGATCGATACGAAGGGAACGTTTCCTGTGATCAAAATGCTGATCATCTTCGAGGACGAGGCGGACATCGACCCGGCGCTCAGCTACAGCGTCCAGCGGCTCGTGTTGCACGGCATTGTGAAGCAGCAGGAGGATCGCAGGTTTAATCCTAAGAGCGAGCTGACTCGCGGCGAGGCTGCCGTATGGGTGTATCAAGCGGTTCAATTCGTGAACTCGCATACGAAGCCGCAGCAGCAGGAGAAGGTAACCGTTAAGGTGGAGAAGGTCAACGCGGATGTGAACAAGGTGATTTTGTCCCGCGGGGAGAAGCCAACGGCTGGTTATGCGATTCGAATTACGGGTATTCTCTTTGAGGAGGATGGACGTGCGATCATTACGTATAAGGTGACGGACCCTGCTCCTGATAGTATGAACGCGATGGTGATCACCGAGCCAACGGCTGAGACTTATGTAGCCAGCGGCTACGAGATTACAGCACAGCTTGATCGGGAATAGGTTATGAGTAGATAGGAGGTTATCGAGATGGAGCAATCGTACTTGATTCTGGAGGACAGGAAGCTTGCGTATTGTGTGCATGGAGAAGGGCTGCCGCTGGTGCTGCTGCACGGCTTTTGCGGAAGCGGCGCTTATTGGGATGACGTCGTGTCGCGACTTGCTGAGAGCTACAAGGTAATCGTGCCTGATCTGCGCGGCCACGGAGCGTCCGATACGCCAAGCGGTCCCTACACGATGGAGGAGCTCGCCGCAGACATTGCGGAGCTCATCAAACGCCTTGACCTGGGGCGTGCGGTTGTGCTCGGACATTCGCTCGGCGGGTACGTGACGCTCGCGCTTGCGGAGCAGCATGCGGAGCTGCTGAGCGGCTTCGGCCTTATTCATTCGACGGCGTATCCAGACGATGAGCAAGGGAAGCTGAATCGGATGAAGGCGAAGCAGACAATTGAAGAGAAGGGGATAGGTGCATTCGCAGAAGGGCTCGTGCCGAAGCTGTTCGCACCTGGCCATCTCGAGACGATGCGAGCAGCAGTCGATAAGGCAATGACGATCGCCCGTGGAACAAGCGCGGACGGTGCCGCCAGCACCATCGTCGCGATGAAGGAACGCCCTGATCGGCGTGCCGTGCTGCAGAACACCGAACTTCCGGTGCTGCTCGTAGCCGGAGCCTTGGATCAGATTATACCGAAGGAGAAGACGTTCACAGCATCGGGAGACCATGTGGTGCACCGATTGATCGACAGCGCTGGACATATGAGCATGATGGAGGCTCCCGAGGAGCTGACTCGTATTGTGCTCGAATTTATGAGCAGTAAGCTGGAGCAGAAGCAGGAACAGGTCTAAGCGGTCAACACGTTCCTTAGGATGGACATTTAAGAAGGTGATGAGCCTCAGGAGGTGCAGGCGATGCCCTTGGACAAGCGGCTGCAGGACATTGCGGACAACCATGCGATCGTATGCTACGATGGGGTGTGCGGCTTTTGTCAGAGAGTTGTACAGTTCTTGCTCCCGCGAGATCGGCATGGAGCATTCTATTATACCGCACTGCAATCGCCAACCGGTCAAGCATTATTGAAGGAGCACGGCTTGGACCCGAGTTCATTGAGCACCTTCGTCCTCATTGATGCAGGACGTGCATACGTCCGTTCAACAGCAGGGCTGCGTGTCTTGCTTAGACTCGGCGGCTGGTGGCGGCTGCTATATGCGGCAATTATCGTGCCCGTACCGATCCGTGATGCGGTGTACTCGCTTATTGCGCGTAATCGGTACCGTTTTTTCGGAAAGACGGACGCATGTATGCTCCCTGTACCTGAGGCTAGAGGCAGATTTCTCGATCGACTGTAGAACTCTCTTCATGTGAATCGAATAAAGACTATACCAAGGGACAAGGACATGTCCGGGCAATCGCTCGGATCATGTCCTTGTTTGGCGTCGAAGTCGTCTGAGCAGGACGATACCTAATCCTGCCGCAGTGACGAGTAGTCCATTGGTGAAGTGGTTCATCACCAAGAGGAGCGGGACGCTGAGCGCTGCTGTCAGCAGCATGTGGATGGTCCGAATCAGCCTCTGAACTGATACAGCTCGCAGCTCGGCGGGCAGCGGATAGATGTACGACCAGTCGGAGTGCAGGTACGCCTTAGGCAGCTCCTGAAGCTGTACGCCGACCAGCCATACGAATAGGAGATACAGAGCAGACGGCACCCAGTCGCCTGACGAAGAGAGCAACAGCCCGGCTCCAATCGACCACAGTCTGATCGTGATGCCGAACAGCTCCGAGCGAAGCCACACGCGCACATACAAGTAGCGGTACGTATCTGTGGAACGGAATCGAAGGCCCGCGAGCACAGCTAGCAGTCGTCGAGGGAATCGTCTGTTTCGTGGACGGCTCTGGACATGACCGACATCTACGAATTGATTCAATAGTCTGAAGATGAAGGACCGATGCGCTAGCTCCGTGTCTGCCAGTCGGTTCCAGTTCATGCTTGCTCGCGCAGTACTTCTAATTACGAATAAATATGCGAAGCCTACAGCCGCTACCAGCAGGCTCCCCAAGCCCGGCTTCAGGACGAGCAGGCCGTACACGCCGCCGAGTGCCGCCGCCCAGCGTGCTGCACGCCACATGACAAGCTCGTATATGTCGCTATATTGCAGCTCCGCCCACTTCGCCTGCAGCAGCAATCGCTTCATGGCGATGAGCACGAGCAGCACGTGCCAGAAGCCGGGCTTCGCTCCTTCGATCTGTATGTACGCTGGCCATACTGCCAGCCACAGGAGCAGCAGCAGTGCGCTTTGAGCCAGGAAGGCCCGATGTACGGCATGCTTCATGTAAGTGGCCTTGAGCTCATTTTCCAACGGGATCAGGAAGACAAGGTCAGCAGCTCGAACGTATGTACGAATCGGAGTGATTGCCATAACAGGAACGAGAATCGCGGTAATCAGCTCA
Above is a genomic segment from Paenibacillus sp. YYML68 containing:
- a CDS encoding sugar ABC transporter ATP-binding protein; this translates as MAKSPHLLAMSSITKSFPGVKALQQVDFEVRGGEIHALLGANGAGKSTLMKVLSGAYIADSGTVSIDGQPLHVRRPLDAIHQGITCVYQEVDTALVPQLTVAENMMLDRLTSGALWIDRGGLEREAKRLLAELGMPELDVRKQAGELTIAEKQLVLIGRALAQSAKFIIFDEPTAPLSSEEADRLFGLMQRLKQEGVGCIFISHRLDEVFRISDRVTVMRDGRRISTKASSETSTRAVIEEMLGKPFEEEFPKVKTAIGETLLEARALRFGTKVRDVSLTVREGEIVGVVGLVGAGKTELSRLLFGADKLDAGELVLRGRPLRLTEPADAVRAGLALIPEERRKQGVLVELPVMANLALPILKQLGRLGFVRRGLEEANADARIGELGIQPPIKERRVQYLSGGNQQKVAVGKWLPTGADVYLFDEPTKGVDVGAKSDIFRLIGKLAQEGKGIVYFSCEIAEILGIADRILVMSYGRIVKELTREEATQENVLYYASSGEAKSE
- a CDS encoding sugar ABC transporter substrate-binding protein; translated protein: MKLLNKPFLLVLVFILSISLAACGSKPPEAAKPADNGSAASSVNPLAGKKIALIMQINLGTFSAQYIEGVKEQVTKLGGTVTVSPADGDLAKMASNLDAAINQKVDGILIDHGTAEALENGVKRALEKNIPVVAFDADLKVPGVTVLEQGDAKMAEQTLEQLSKDIGGKGNIVKIWVAGFAPMERRQVAYQAFQAKYPDIKEVAAFGAATQNTALDTQAQMEAILKKYPNKGDIAAVWASWDEFAKGAARAIQQAGRTEIKVYGIDMSDEDLQMIQDPNSPWVASAAVDPKDIGRIQVRYLYQKLHGDQTPDKVVLEPVFVSRDQLPKEQISTAQLSQHVKGWGGSEQGYTEWMKKAEQK
- a CDS encoding S-layer homology domain-containing protein translates to MKQCKWTKLAVVTSLIMSIAAAPAAAFEDLEAGQRESVLSLKERGIVNGVDSKHFAPRSKTSYAEAVHLLVKAFDLNIDHMKFIKKPEASDYFTQVPNDAWYSESFVIAHLNGIPLPKDISPDGIVTRERFADMIIHAIDTKGTFPVIKMLIIFEDEADIDPALSYSVQRLVLHGIVKQQEDRRFNPKSELTRGEAAVWVYQAVQFVNSHTKPQQQEKVTVKVEKVNADVNKVILSRGEKPTAGYAIRITGILFEEDGRAIITYKVTDPAPDSMNAMVITEPTAETYVASGYEITAQLDRE
- a CDS encoding alpha/beta fold hydrolase, with product MEQSYLILEDRKLAYCVHGEGLPLVLLHGFCGSGAYWDDVVSRLAESYKVIVPDLRGHGASDTPSGPYTMEELAADIAELIKRLDLGRAVVLGHSLGGYVTLALAEQHAELLSGFGLIHSTAYPDDEQGKLNRMKAKQTIEEKGIGAFAEGLVPKLFAPGHLETMRAAVDKAMTIARGTSADGAASTIVAMKERPDRRAVLQNTELPVLLVAGALDQIIPKEKTFTASGDHVVHRLIDSAGHMSMMEAPEELTRIVLEFMSSKLEQKQEQV
- a CDS encoding thiol-disulfide oxidoreductase DCC family protein, with the translated sequence MPLDKRLQDIADNHAIVCYDGVCGFCQRVVQFLLPRDRHGAFYYTALQSPTGQALLKEHGLDPSSLSTFVLIDAGRAYVRSTAGLRVLLRLGGWWRLLYAAIIVPVPIRDAVYSLIARNRYRFFGKTDACMLPVPEARGRFLDRL